The Mytilus galloprovincialis chromosome 4, xbMytGall1.hap1.1, whole genome shotgun sequence genome contains a region encoding:
- the LOC143073323 gene encoding leucine-rich repeat-containing protein 27-like isoform X6 codes for MMHIKQQFEDRYVDDNEEDESGSEESESSEIERLDTATPVESYDNVPTETPTERGIAKTKKAEELILKIIGQTKALGSNTLDLGSKGVRQIPSELLELSQLEYLYLEGNELCSLPDDFFDKLPNLVWLDIRRNGLLRLPSVYTGRHQNLRNLLLEGNNLRSLPLELGLIKSLNGLNISGNPIEFPPGEIIEKGTNEILKFLREMLLAKSQGRLTTSLNGGTGENGEDSSSSSEDWQDERDLRDWAKIQHRSLSMEDNKSTTTKSSEFGLIPHSAELHRPVSYTEIKQEKTDKIIKAGAMGTVESFHCLNERNKVRTHFPTIRVSISRRNHQSGDYSFHQGHKKHEEQNPILPLIEIKITKKRLTKPYVPDHTRRQSANNSVLSWKVNPYPEPPPADYVHFKMNEERQLAKVKDFKEKTDAILQRRKDENVLKEWRHETKIKQQKRQIEIMRSGKKDYTDPVEKAPFDIDENHIKVMSNEERIKQDVKTAHERLRRQLSPASRQKVEEEKAARIKELEKKIKLHTSSMHARRKQQKGTPQEEMEAARRDLEIVKNLQKDLLKRYQELKAWTTG; via the exons ATGATGCATATAAAACAGCAGTTCGAAGACAGATACGTAGATGACAATGAGGAGGATGAGTCTGGTTCGGAAGAATCAGAATCAAGCGAAATCGAAAGACTTGACACTGCAACTCCAGTCGAATCCTACGACAATGTACCTACAGAAACGCCCACTGAAAGAGGAATAGCAAAAACAAAAAAGGCCGAAGAATTAATTTTAAAGATTATCGGTCAAACTAAAGCCCTAGGCTCAAACACTTTAGATCTAGGATCAAAGGGTGTACGACAAATACCCAGTGAACTCTTAGAATTATCTCAATTAGAG TACCTGTATTTGGAAGGGAATGAGTTATGCAGTCTGCCTGATGATTTCTTTGATAAACTTCCTAACCTTGTGTGGTTGGACATAAGAAGAAATGGATTGCTACGTTTACCAAGTGTTTACACTGGAAGACATCAAAATCTTAGAAATCTTCTGCTGGAAGGAAATAATTTACGTAGTTTGCCATTAGAATTGG gTTTAATCAAATCATTAAATGGACTGAACATCAGCGGCAATCCAATAGAATTTCCTCCAGGGGAGATAATAGAGAAGGGAACCAATGAAATTCTCAAATTTCTTAGAGAAATGCTTCTTGCCAAGTCACAGGGGCGTCTCACAACTAGTCTAAATGGGGGTACAG GAGAAAATGGGGAGGATAGTAGTAGTAGCTCAGAGGACTGGCAGGATGAAAGAGATTTACGAGACTGGGCTAAGATACAACATAGATCTTTGTCAATGGAGGATAATAAAAGTACTACAACAAAATCTTCAGAATTTGGACTGATACCTCATTCTGCAGAGCTACATAGACCAGTTAGttatacagaaataaaacaagaaaaaactgataaaataataaaagcaGGTGCCATGGGAACAGTAGAAAG CTTTCACTGCCTCAATGAAAGAAACAAAGTAAGGACTCACTTTCCAACCATCCGTGTTAGTATCTCGCGCCGAAATCATCAGAGTGGTGACTACAG CTTCCACCAGGGTCATAAAAAACATGAGGAACAAAATCCGATTCTTCCTCTAATTGAAATAAAGATCACCAAGAAAAGACTTACAAAGCCATATGTTCCAGACCACACAAG ACGACAGTCCGCCAATAACAGTGTTTTATCATGGAAAGTTAATCCCTATCCAGAGCCCCCTCCAGCAgattatgttcattttaaaatgaatgaaGAAAGACAGCTTGCCAAGGTCaaagattttaaagaaaaaacagatgCCATATTGCAGAGAAGAAA AGATGAAAATGTTCTGAAAGAATGGAgacatgaaacaaaaataaaacaacagaaacGTCAAATTGAGATCATGAGATCAGGGAAAAAAG ACTATACAGATCCTGTAGAAAAGGCACCATTTGATATTGACGAGAATCATATTAAAGTAATGTCCAATGAAGAAAGGATTAAG caAGATGTAAAGACTGCCCATGAAAGGTTAAGACGGCAATTGTCTCCAGCAAGCAGACAGAAAGTAGAGGAAGAAAA AGCTGCAAGAATAAAAGAGTTAGAAAAGAAGATAAAACTACATACATCATCGATGCATGCTAGGAGGAAACAACAGAAGGGTACACCTCAGGAGGAAATGGAAGCTGCCAGGAGAGATTTGGAAATT GTGAAAAATCTTCAAAAAGATTTGCTGAAACGGTATCAGGAACTGAAGGCCTGGACTACAG GCTGA
- the LOC143073323 gene encoding leucine-rich repeat-containing protein 27-like isoform X9: MMHIKQQFEDRYVDDNEEDESGSEESESSEIERLDTATPVESYDNVPTETPTERGIAKTKKAEELILKIIGQTKALGSNTLDLGSKGVRQIPSELLELSQLEYLYLEGNELCSLPDDFFDKLPNLVWLDIRRNGLLRLPSVYTGRHQNLRNLLLEGNNLRSLPLELGLIKSLNGLNISGNPIEFPPGEIIEKGTNEILKFLREMLLAKSQGRLTTSLNGGTGENGEDSSSSSEDWQDERDLRDWAKIQHRSLSMEDNKSTTTKSSEFGLIPHSAELHRPVSYTEIKQEKTDKIIKAGAMGTVERLNTLTQSVDRRQSANNSVLSWKVNPYPEPPPADYVHFKMNEERQLAKVKDFKEKTDAILQRRKDENVLKEWRHETKIKQQKRQIEIMRSGKKDYTDPVEKAPFDIDENHIKVMSNEERIKQDVKTAHERLRRQLSPASRQKVEEEKAARIKELEKKIKLHTSSMHARRKQQKGTPQEEMEAARRDLEIVKNLQKDLLKRYQELKAWTTDGDFENTPTRIRVVIPRLYYFPEY; the protein is encoded by the exons ATGATGCATATAAAACAGCAGTTCGAAGACAGATACGTAGATGACAATGAGGAGGATGAGTCTGGTTCGGAAGAATCAGAATCAAGCGAAATCGAAAGACTTGACACTGCAACTCCAGTCGAATCCTACGACAATGTACCTACAGAAACGCCCACTGAAAGAGGAATAGCAAAAACAAAAAAGGCCGAAGAATTAATTTTAAAGATTATCGGTCAAACTAAAGCCCTAGGCTCAAACACTTTAGATCTAGGATCAAAGGGTGTACGACAAATACCCAGTGAACTCTTAGAATTATCTCAATTAGAG TACCTGTATTTGGAAGGGAATGAGTTATGCAGTCTGCCTGATGATTTCTTTGATAAACTTCCTAACCTTGTGTGGTTGGACATAAGAAGAAATGGATTGCTACGTTTACCAAGTGTTTACACTGGAAGACATCAAAATCTTAGAAATCTTCTGCTGGAAGGAAATAATTTACGTAGTTTGCCATTAGAATTGG gTTTAATCAAATCATTAAATGGACTGAACATCAGCGGCAATCCAATAGAATTTCCTCCAGGGGAGATAATAGAGAAGGGAACCAATGAAATTCTCAAATTTCTTAGAGAAATGCTTCTTGCCAAGTCACAGGGGCGTCTCACAACTAGTCTAAATGGGGGTACAG GAGAAAATGGGGAGGATAGTAGTAGTAGCTCAGAGGACTGGCAGGATGAAAGAGATTTACGAGACTGGGCTAAGATACAACATAGATCTTTGTCAATGGAGGATAATAAAAGTACTACAACAAAATCTTCAGAATTTGGACTGATACCTCATTCTGCAGAGCTACATAGACCAGTTAGttatacagaaataaaacaagaaaaaactgataaaataataaaagcaGGTGCCATGGGAACAGTAGAAAG ACTTAATACGTTAACACAAAGTGTAGATAG ACGACAGTCCGCCAATAACAGTGTTTTATCATGGAAAGTTAATCCCTATCCAGAGCCCCCTCCAGCAgattatgttcattttaaaatgaatgaaGAAAGACAGCTTGCCAAGGTCaaagattttaaagaaaaaacagatgCCATATTGCAGAGAAGAAA AGATGAAAATGTTCTGAAAGAATGGAgacatgaaacaaaaataaaacaacagaaacGTCAAATTGAGATCATGAGATCAGGGAAAAAAG ACTATACAGATCCTGTAGAAAAGGCACCATTTGATATTGACGAGAATCATATTAAAGTAATGTCCAATGAAGAAAGGATTAAG caAGATGTAAAGACTGCCCATGAAAGGTTAAGACGGCAATTGTCTCCAGCAAGCAGACAGAAAGTAGAGGAAGAAAA AGCTGCAAGAATAAAAGAGTTAGAAAAGAAGATAAAACTACATACATCATCGATGCATGCTAGGAGGAAACAACAGAAGGGTACACCTCAGGAGGAAATGGAAGCTGCCAGGAGAGATTTGGAAATT GTGAAAAATCTTCAAAAAGATTTGCTGAAACGGTATCAGGAACTGAAGGCCTGGACTACAG ATGGTGATTTTGAGAACACCCCTACTCGAATTCGAGTGGTTATTCCAAGACTATATTATTTCCCTGAGTATTAA
- the LOC143073323 gene encoding leucine-rich repeat-containing protein 27-like isoform X10 translates to MMHIKQQFEDRYVDDNEEDESGSEESESSEIERLDTATPVESYDNVPTETPTERGIAKTKKAEELILKIIGQTKALGSNTLDLGSKGVRQIPSELLELSQLEYLYLEGNELCSLPDDFFDKLPNLVWLDIRRNGLLRLPSVYTGRHQNLRNLLLEGNNLRSLPLELGLIKSLNGLNISGNPIEFPPGEIIEKGTNEILKFLREMLLAKSQGRLTTSLNGGTGENGEDSSSSSEDWQDERDLRDWAKIQHRSLSMEDNKSTTTKSSEFGLIPHSAELHRPVSYTEIKQEKTDKIIKAGAMGTVERRQSANNSVLSWKVNPYPEPPPADYVHFKMNEERQLAKVKDFKEKTDAILQRRKDENVLKEWRHETKIKQQKRQIEIMRSGKKDYTDPVEKAPFDIDENHIKVMSNEERIKQDVKTAHERLRRQLSPASRQKVEEEKAARIKELEKKIKLHTSSMHARRKQQKGTPQEEMEAARRDLEIVKNLQKDLLKRYQELKAWTTDGDFENTPTRIRVVIPRLYYFPEY, encoded by the exons ATGATGCATATAAAACAGCAGTTCGAAGACAGATACGTAGATGACAATGAGGAGGATGAGTCTGGTTCGGAAGAATCAGAATCAAGCGAAATCGAAAGACTTGACACTGCAACTCCAGTCGAATCCTACGACAATGTACCTACAGAAACGCCCACTGAAAGAGGAATAGCAAAAACAAAAAAGGCCGAAGAATTAATTTTAAAGATTATCGGTCAAACTAAAGCCCTAGGCTCAAACACTTTAGATCTAGGATCAAAGGGTGTACGACAAATACCCAGTGAACTCTTAGAATTATCTCAATTAGAG TACCTGTATTTGGAAGGGAATGAGTTATGCAGTCTGCCTGATGATTTCTTTGATAAACTTCCTAACCTTGTGTGGTTGGACATAAGAAGAAATGGATTGCTACGTTTACCAAGTGTTTACACTGGAAGACATCAAAATCTTAGAAATCTTCTGCTGGAAGGAAATAATTTACGTAGTTTGCCATTAGAATTGG gTTTAATCAAATCATTAAATGGACTGAACATCAGCGGCAATCCAATAGAATTTCCTCCAGGGGAGATAATAGAGAAGGGAACCAATGAAATTCTCAAATTTCTTAGAGAAATGCTTCTTGCCAAGTCACAGGGGCGTCTCACAACTAGTCTAAATGGGGGTACAG GAGAAAATGGGGAGGATAGTAGTAGTAGCTCAGAGGACTGGCAGGATGAAAGAGATTTACGAGACTGGGCTAAGATACAACATAGATCTTTGTCAATGGAGGATAATAAAAGTACTACAACAAAATCTTCAGAATTTGGACTGATACCTCATTCTGCAGAGCTACATAGACCAGTTAGttatacagaaataaaacaagaaaaaactgataaaataataaaagcaGGTGCCATGGGAACAGTAGAAAG ACGACAGTCCGCCAATAACAGTGTTTTATCATGGAAAGTTAATCCCTATCCAGAGCCCCCTCCAGCAgattatgttcattttaaaatgaatgaaGAAAGACAGCTTGCCAAGGTCaaagattttaaagaaaaaacagatgCCATATTGCAGAGAAGAAA AGATGAAAATGTTCTGAAAGAATGGAgacatgaaacaaaaataaaacaacagaaacGTCAAATTGAGATCATGAGATCAGGGAAAAAAG ACTATACAGATCCTGTAGAAAAGGCACCATTTGATATTGACGAGAATCATATTAAAGTAATGTCCAATGAAGAAAGGATTAAG caAGATGTAAAGACTGCCCATGAAAGGTTAAGACGGCAATTGTCTCCAGCAAGCAGACAGAAAGTAGAGGAAGAAAA AGCTGCAAGAATAAAAGAGTTAGAAAAGAAGATAAAACTACATACATCATCGATGCATGCTAGGAGGAAACAACAGAAGGGTACACCTCAGGAGGAAATGGAAGCTGCCAGGAGAGATTTGGAAATT GTGAAAAATCTTCAAAAAGATTTGCTGAAACGGTATCAGGAACTGAAGGCCTGGACTACAG ATGGTGATTTTGAGAACACCCCTACTCGAATTCGAGTGGTTATTCCAAGACTATATTATTTCCCTGAGTATTAA
- the LOC143073323 gene encoding leucine-rich repeat-containing protein 27-like isoform X2, whose amino-acid sequence MMHIKQQFEDRYVDDNEEDESGSEESESSEIERLDTATPVESYDNVPTETPTERGIAKTKKAEELILKIIGQTKALGSNTLDLGSKGVRQIPSELLELSQLEYLYLEGNELCSLPDDFFDKLPNLVWLDIRRNGLLRLPSVYTGRHQNLRNLLLEGNNLRSLPLELGLIKSLNGLNISGNPIEFPPGEIIEKGTNEILKFLREMLLAKSQGRLTTSLNGGTGENGEDSSSSSEDWQDERDLRDWAKIQHRSLSMEDNKSTTTKSSEFGLIPHSAELHRPVSYTEIKQEKTDKIIKAGAMGTVESFHCLNERNKVRTHFPTIRVSISRRNHQSGDYSFHQGHKKHEEQNPILPLIEIKITKKRLTKPYVPDHTRRQSANNSVLSWKVNPYPEPPPADYVHFKMNEERQLAKVKDFKEKTDAILQRRKDENVLKEWRHETKIKQQKRQIEIMRSGKKDYTDPVEKAPFDIDENHIKVMSNEERIKQDVKTAHERLRRQLSPASRQKVEEEKAARIKELEKKIKLHTSSMHARRKQQKGTPQEEMEAARRDLEIAEDLHKELMSTRKNLEYRFRAFTAEVSSYPRTKKTPV is encoded by the exons ATGATGCATATAAAACAGCAGTTCGAAGACAGATACGTAGATGACAATGAGGAGGATGAGTCTGGTTCGGAAGAATCAGAATCAAGCGAAATCGAAAGACTTGACACTGCAACTCCAGTCGAATCCTACGACAATGTACCTACAGAAACGCCCACTGAAAGAGGAATAGCAAAAACAAAAAAGGCCGAAGAATTAATTTTAAAGATTATCGGTCAAACTAAAGCCCTAGGCTCAAACACTTTAGATCTAGGATCAAAGGGTGTACGACAAATACCCAGTGAACTCTTAGAATTATCTCAATTAGAG TACCTGTATTTGGAAGGGAATGAGTTATGCAGTCTGCCTGATGATTTCTTTGATAAACTTCCTAACCTTGTGTGGTTGGACATAAGAAGAAATGGATTGCTACGTTTACCAAGTGTTTACACTGGAAGACATCAAAATCTTAGAAATCTTCTGCTGGAAGGAAATAATTTACGTAGTTTGCCATTAGAATTGG gTTTAATCAAATCATTAAATGGACTGAACATCAGCGGCAATCCAATAGAATTTCCTCCAGGGGAGATAATAGAGAAGGGAACCAATGAAATTCTCAAATTTCTTAGAGAAATGCTTCTTGCCAAGTCACAGGGGCGTCTCACAACTAGTCTAAATGGGGGTACAG GAGAAAATGGGGAGGATAGTAGTAGTAGCTCAGAGGACTGGCAGGATGAAAGAGATTTACGAGACTGGGCTAAGATACAACATAGATCTTTGTCAATGGAGGATAATAAAAGTACTACAACAAAATCTTCAGAATTTGGACTGATACCTCATTCTGCAGAGCTACATAGACCAGTTAGttatacagaaataaaacaagaaaaaactgataaaataataaaagcaGGTGCCATGGGAACAGTAGAAAG CTTTCACTGCCTCAATGAAAGAAACAAAGTAAGGACTCACTTTCCAACCATCCGTGTTAGTATCTCGCGCCGAAATCATCAGAGTGGTGACTACAG CTTCCACCAGGGTCATAAAAAACATGAGGAACAAAATCCGATTCTTCCTCTAATTGAAATAAAGATCACCAAGAAAAGACTTACAAAGCCATATGTTCCAGACCACACAAG ACGACAGTCCGCCAATAACAGTGTTTTATCATGGAAAGTTAATCCCTATCCAGAGCCCCCTCCAGCAgattatgttcattttaaaatgaatgaaGAAAGACAGCTTGCCAAGGTCaaagattttaaagaaaaaacagatgCCATATTGCAGAGAAGAAA AGATGAAAATGTTCTGAAAGAATGGAgacatgaaacaaaaataaaacaacagaaacGTCAAATTGAGATCATGAGATCAGGGAAAAAAG ACTATACAGATCCTGTAGAAAAGGCACCATTTGATATTGACGAGAATCATATTAAAGTAATGTCCAATGAAGAAAGGATTAAG caAGATGTAAAGACTGCCCATGAAAGGTTAAGACGGCAATTGTCTCCAGCAAGCAGACAGAAAGTAGAGGAAGAAAA AGCTGCAAGAATAAAAGAGTTAGAAAAGAAGATAAAACTACATACATCATCGATGCATGCTAGGAGGAAACAACAGAAGGGTACACCTCAGGAGGAAATGGAAGCTGCCAGGAGAGATTTGGAAATT GCTGAAGATCTCCACAAGGAGTTAATGAGCACTCGCAAAAATTTAGAGTACCGATTTCGAGCCTTTACAGCTGAAGTATCGTCATATCCAAGGACCAAGAAAACTCCAGTGTAG